From Rhopalosiphum padi isolate XX-2018 chromosome 2, ASM2088224v1, whole genome shotgun sequence:
TTGAATACAGAACAAGAACAACGTATTTAGTTATTAGCAAGGTTCGGaacttatagcacttaaaaacattaaaataagcgCTAAAATGAAACGCATTGACACCCacgaaatatacatacaaagtctgaaaatatgcatttaacatatttattattcaaacattaGTATTAGTACTtatagtagtaaaaataaaataaatacattaaaaatttaaaagaaaaatattgttttaaatattggaTAAATCTGTAATATTTCTTGATAATAGACACCTCAATTTTTGAACTTTATTCgtgaactaaataaatataggaaaaattaaaaattatattttacatttaaattaataaatgcattattttatatttttcttatcttCATTGttacattgaataattaatgttttcacAAGTTAAAAATAGCGAAAACATACGAATGTACGattgcattaatataatttttttaattaagtgctTCACTTTATTTTTCTCATTGGTTGAAGTATGTagatatagattttatttaaaatttgaagaatttttcaaaatatgcaaaaaaaaatgaaaaactccAAAAAACGCACTATCTTGGAAACTTtatgaaatatgcaaaaatatgcacattCAAATTTCTGTTTGGATATcgagaaataaatttatttcgcTAACTGCTAATTTTTagaattgcataaaaaaaatatacaaatcctATAAGTCCCGAACCCTGgtcattagtattaaaatttaaaaacttgtatggtttaaactattatgtaataatttataaaatttatatactaacctaaaaatatgttcaaatacAAGCACACGGAAAAAATAAGCATAACATTTAATCCATACATAGTGAACACACTGAACAGATTTATGAACGACTCCTGTCTCTTACGACAATTAAACTTAGAATGTCAAAACGTTTAAACCTTCactatataacgtataatataatgtgtatactgtatatgtcCATATTTTAAACCAAGAAATCTTCTTTATCAACTATGTTGCGCACGCACACTGGAAAACCAGTGATAaccaaaaataacattaaaagtcgattatttaagtcaatattttatttaatattaataaaaaataatatacataaacaaaaaataaaaacctatatgaaattatacatatttatctttagtatatataaactaataccTATCACACGAcacttgttatttttaaaacattttttttctgtaatatttaaaactatcttCTGAGCTAATCGAATTTGATCTTTGAATATCTTTTGATTtctaaaacatacattatattaagtttagatTGTACAAATTAGTATTTTACCAGTTTAAACCAGTACTCAACTTTGGGATGACGCGGGAGCAGTAGCAGCTATCCTATAGTAGAAGTGTAGCGCCTGCTACACCTTTAATTAGAGTTGGATGGGGTGGGTTGCCTATGTATTTTTTCGTATGcgaataatagaaataatacttcggaatattttaatagtataaaactgctcgctattataatagtaactatttttttttaacatgtttaaTAAACTATTCAGTAGATGGGATGTGATATGGATGATTATTATTAAGGGCGGGTGGTTACTTCTAATGTTTCGCTACACCAATATGTTTATGAATAGCCGCCACTGCGCAGAAGAATGGAGTACCACAActaatttttcagaaattttagCGTACccctactattatttttaaagggaATTCGCATGGGACGCTTCATAATTCTGCATTTTTCACAAAATGCGAGAGATACCATCATAATTTGTCTTATGAATTATTTCATAATCGCggatctaaaaattataataggtatgtactaAAACGTATGCAATATATTGTCAGTTACcacttttatcattattcactaatatttgttatcaattactataaatttaatgattgtaatttttaatttaattttcattatcataattgttattaatacaacGTACTGTAATGTCTGCCACTAATAGATTTACACCAAATAGCTATGTAAAAATCTTGGATAATAGTTGGTAAAAGAAATGCGGAAGAAAATTGTTATCCAAAAAGGATAAAATTTGAagataaaaacaacattaaactaataataatttatgacactatttaaattaatactcagttaaaaatagatgtttttttatttattttattgtattatctttttgaatttgttattattattatacctatataatatatataatagttacagTAATTACTCGTCTTATattaacttgtatttttttttttttgtaaaatgtttcaatgttggatttaatttgagtattcagtgcaaaaaatataagtaaaattgtagtgtaataattatgtaaggtataagatataataggtacgttatttattatttacaaattaaatgatatcgtgtttattttattttattggtcaaAATTATCAGGTCGAGTTTACAACTGatcttttttattatcattaatttcctGTCCGAGTTTACAACAAAAAAGGTAACATggcttattataatgtttaacaatTGATGGGGACACTCTTTTTTAAAAGTAGTCCCCCCTACTTTAATTTTGGTAAGTTGAAGACTGCagcataaaacatattatgtaattcaattattgcaaaattaaatattcaacaacaaattattatttttctttatttttaaagtattttttgctacgttaataatattcaataactttttaagttatttaaattatcaattttatgataaatgatagtcataaaatttaaatatatttttatatatagatttataaattgtgCCACATCATATAAAGAATGATATTTAGCACTAGTGTGGTGGGTTACAAAATTACGAAAGTCACGTGTTACTTAATATTTCAAGTTGTAACTATACGGATATGGATATAtctattacagtattacctCGCTATTAGCTACATCAGTTATCACAATTTTAAGAATGcaccataattatttaatctgcAGAGATACGTAATTACTAAgtatttaccaaaaatactagtATTATCAAATATGAATAGAccgaatatcatattttttccttaatcattttattataataattttcacataCTTGAGTGCGTTTTTCCAAAGGCGTATAAAAAGAGGATCTTGATTGATAAtcggttatttttatttgacacgcattttttatattttcatttaagaaGATTTCTGGAGAAGAAAAGTATTCTTTATTTGGTTCTAGCTTAATTTCGTCCATATTCATGGAATCGTCtgaattagtaaataatatttcttgtgTTGAACAAGCAAAACTATCTTGAGATAATTTTGAGATACACGagtctgtaatatattatttataatatttctttcgtgaacattgttattgttatttgttaatagttaataattaatacatattttagattctgatatTCTGCCTTTAAAGACTAAAAtatgcttaataatttaaattttcctattatattctaaaattccttaaatcaaaataactaaCGAAGTTTcgagttatatataaaaaaaactgtttaggtactttattaatatttaaagatttatataagCAATACTGTGGTATCTGATCAGATGTGTTCCTCAAACACAATGGTGATTGACTTATCATTGCattcaaacatttatttaatttgcttgcattttatatttatatacatataatatgtataatttatctaacgtttgattttaaataaatcagcaatatgattttaattaaaattgacaataatattcaGTCCGAACCTCAATATCACATTCAATGTCTAATGTACCTGAGTACCTCTATATTACGTATTGCAATTTTATAATCaacattgaatacatttttttcattacctGGGCTTTTAAACAAGTTAACAACTGGTTCAAAAATGAAATCACTGACACTAGAAGTAgatgacatattattaaaatcattattaaccCGATCTGTACAATTCAtcagttttgtattttttatgttctgTTGATTCTggctaaaaatacataaaataatgttagacaacataatattatacagtttttaatttttttaaatttgctttaataatatattattttatgtaattcaaaaactcACTATCTTAACTGAACTCGTTGAAGttgcttttttaaatttacactgtaatctataaattaatagaataatatgagcttgaaaatgaatattacttttttttattattagcctTTGGTATATACAATGATagctcaaaaattaatataatttagtatattattgaataaaaagaaTTTATACAAACCACTACTATTAAAGTAAACATTcttgtttatacttataatttcatCACAATGTGTATGAACAAACtccaaatataaacaataagttaaatttaatttagcttTCTCTTCTATACCGAtacattggtttttatttatccCTGGATCCATAAGCGTACTTGaagtttttttcatattacttCTAATAGTCTTTGATTTAGTCAATGTTGATGAACTTTTaacgttaattaaataaaaatattatcattattattttttgtatagataatatagttaaaaaaaattataattttaatattaatttatcctaCCTGGAACATTCATTATGATGAATTTTTTCAcgcatttcatatttaatatttttagtaacggCAGTTGGTTTAAGAATTTGTTTTCGagaacttaaaaaatatgtttcatataGTAACTAatacttttacaatttttttatattgtattgctTACCTTATTAAATCAGATTGTGCTTGTTTGTGTTTCATTGTGGAAGTAGCATCTGGAGggccaaattttattttagtatctgGCTTATAGTCCATTAGCTTCCGTTTTGGTTTTATGAAAGAAATTACATTCTCTAAATCTTGTACATCACATGATTTATGaacaatatctaaattatttaaaaatagaaaacaattattattaatcataccaatcatacattcatatctcatcaaaataaaatatataactactatTTTGAACATTTGACACAAAACTACGATGGTCTAAACCTCTCTTGacctgaaatatattaaaattttaaattggtatttttgtaattattattgtaaaaaaataaattatacaaatcttACAGTTAGACGATTCTTAGTAATATGAGACGATGGATTTGCTTTAATATAACATTCAACTTTAGCctagttcataaaataaatttaaaatactttaaaacaaTAACGTTGTTTTAAAACTTACCAACAAATCATTAGGTTCGCATTTTGGTTCTACATATTTTTGATTACTTTCATTGAAACATAATGAATCATCATTTTGAATAtcctattacatttattaataggataatatattatattattaataatattaaagggaTTTAAAATCagataaaataagaattaatagatattaatatattataaaaaatgtacataattcttatttataattttaaaatcaactcACTGAAGAAGCTCCTGTGGATTTGTATAATCCTTTTGATgatgtttttttcaatttttcaagatatttttgttttctctttTCATACTCCAtaccttattaatttataaatgacgaTTTGCATAAGAATATTGTCATTTCTTAATCATTTAGTAGGAACATattactcattactcattactcataTAACAGTCATAACTAGGGCCcggatttaaatgcacttaaaaccatacaaatatgctctaaaaaatagccaaaaatgactttaaaaaatgcattttaccacaaaaatgaccttaaaatgccgtatattttttattcaatttttaatttataaataagctataatcattatttattattttatttaaaaaaaaaaaaaaaactgaaaatttgaaatgatgACTTTATTATGCTAACACGCTTACGTTTTGGCCGTTTTagggaaatattattcattctaaacataccaaaatatagattaaaatgtatgtaaaattaaaattctaagagCCTATTGTACTTACTAAATTTTGAGCATtacattgaacaataatatattgtttaaaattaatatgttcaaaCGCCAAAGATCTTCTATTTATcgtatattgaacaaatatgcattaaaaaccaataaaataacccaataatgctaaaaatactctaaaaatgaaaaaatttcgaaatatgcaaaaaaatgcaaaataaaatttgtagctTTGAAACCCTCGTTACATGAAACGAATTATGTACTTAGAAAGCATTGTGTAAGATCAGccaaaaaaatatgcactttgcATTGAAATCCGGACCCTAGTCAtaacgtattatacatattaattaggtattactTAAATTTACAACGTTGAAATACGCAACAATAAAccaaaaagatttaaataaacttaatctaTACTTTATAAGAGGACGTTAAACGTTATTactactttaaaatgttcataactcactttaaaacgaCAATATCAATAATAGCATATGACATTGTCTAGATCAGGGATGGGCAACTGAAAGTTATTAGAGGGCCAATTAAAATTTAGCGGGCCAGAGTATAAAGAGCAAAATAAAGgtcattaaaaatatgcattttaatttagcatagatgtagcatagagtatagacgattgactttaaattatatgatgtaattttaaaatgtaacacgGGCCAGATAAAAAAGGCTCGCGGGTCACCAGTTGCCCACCCCTGgtctagataataattttacctttaaattttatgataggtaaatttactctaatattaaagttaacatcacaaaatgtattctgctgaacgcaaatttactACGATGTACGTTACTATAAGACAGAACCTAACCTAGGTATAAAGTCCTctcaaatttagtatttatgttgttaataataataatacaactataaatattaagtatttataaatcttGTTTATAATTCAAAGAAGTGAttttcaaacaataactatcgATTTTTTCCGAATAATTCAGACATTCAGTTgagaataaaagaaaataaagtcttaacaattttgataatacacaaaaataaataataaaaaaaaattaaaaatatattttatttatctaacttcctattttaatatgaacaattaaataatgacCAAAAAATGGAtcgtaaacatattattgtagtaatgtagtgccgtgtttaaaaaaagtttgaaaaccaaTGATccaaagtacctatacataatatgagtacataatataactattattttataaaataaaattaatattgtttataatgtgtGTACAAAATAGGATTTTTATGtttccatattttaaaataaactataattattattaactattgtagtatatattataatgtggacTTATATCTCTCTCTAGTCTctgtatctatataaatacatcTTTTTTTATTCGTCTTCAGTGGACTTAAAAACTACTGAGCCGTTTAACGTTTTCAATCAAATGTATACCATTAAATTTCTTAAGCTTTTGGGAGAGTTTGTAGCTACGTATTTCAATTCACTAAAAGGTGGCTCTAGGGCACGAACCATTTCCGCTAATATTATACCTGCtatggtaaaattaaattatttttttcttcacaaGTCTTGTAGGCTCTTAGCagcttcaattaaatttttccaGCTTTCCCGATCTTCTGAATTTTCCAAATTCTTGGATTCGTCAATCGATTTAATATCCTTCGCTACTCTGTCTATCCACCCCTGGCGCGTGCCAGGGTCTTCCACGTGGCCGTTTTCCACGTAAGGTTCTTAGCACTacggtttttataattttttttgtctgcTCGCCACATGTGGCCGGCCCATTCAAGCCTTTGggcatataacatatttttatacttggtttattatacaattcttCTAATTCtgtgttataattttcatttttttagagaaaatgttgtattttcatctacataaatacctatataattaatacctcTAATcactattaattatcattattttggattttaaaaaatgtgattatttttaaagtataaaattcctatcttataatatataaacatatattcctaaataataaacatatatccATTTTGTACGTCATAAATCTCTTATcgatcacaaaatattttaacggagtgatccatttaacgtaagactattgattttataataatcaattataatttatgagataTTTTAAGTATGAGTCTAACGCTGAATTGTTCACTctgtttataaacaaataccaagtgtatttattatataatatgaaacgttagaaaaaagtttaatttcttGTGGGTTAGGTAAaggttataactattaactttataattttaaaatttaaataaaccttagaaataatcacattttttataaataagtttaaacaaaaaataataatagtgattatcaattatacacttataatataaatatacaattttctctaaaaatatggaaaaatattatgtgtaggtattatataaatttataattgtaatttgtatactagTAGAAACAGGTAATTTCCAGTTCACAAGTGAATTTTGTTTTGGTTCaagaaaatcgaatatttttttgtttataaataactataatagggTCACATtggttacatataataaaataattaggtattgtgattggataaaatattattttttgtcatataGCTCGTTTAGGCTAATAGCTATTCTTTATATATCTAAAATTGAGTAACAGCTAATAGCTATTATAAATCAagtctatataggtattaaaaaaatactcggTCGATATTggcgaaaaaaaattaagaatatttcaactcaaataaaacaaaaattcatagataaattatattgataataattgtatagatagtcagataatattgtctatacctactctatagtctatattatatagatattagctagattatgagttatatttaaatgttacataatatcCAAATCTATATTTCTCAATTGAcacctgtattatattatatataatacttatattatattgatcccCGACGGCCAAACGGGTTGTAAGTGTTAGAataaaatttttgtgttttattattacattgcataacttataatataataagtaataaaataatttgcattgcttttatagttttatggaCATTTGCAACGTTAATTCTATACCCAGACAATTCTATTAATAAGGAATAAGGATACAGTAATTGAGTAATGATAAGTAATGAATCATTAatgaataactaataactaatgtctaatgaataatgatataataattaacagcaagcaagtagtatataatatatatgatacaaaGCCACAAAGGTATAggtatatcacatattatttaatattattatgttatttatgtaccaatataatataaagtttgatTTTTGAATGTTCTTTTAACTTACCAAtcaaatatgaattaatttgcaaaaaaaataaatcgttgaattctttgtaaattgtataagtaataaattacaatcacagatattatgtagtatgtacctacGAATAGAAAACGATCGATTTCTTCGCTAAATGTAAAGTTATAAGCCGATAAAAGAATTGACTCAACAAAGAACCAATCTCTGATAGTCTGatctaagtaaataaaaaaccaaGATAGGTATATCCTACTACTATTAACTATAGTTACAATACCAAGTTTTTGGTCAAATgtggttaattaattatacctacctCCTAATcgaccatttttaattttttttttttatagatttaaccGTGGTATACACTAAAGATGTGgttattggaatttttaaatttttatttttctagccATATTTTTATAGCTACCTACTTAGTAAAAAAGTAACTAGGTagaaatagatatattattgaattgcgttttaaaaaaatcataatattatgtgtcacattatttattattgatcacAGAAATtgcagttataaatattaaagtgtatAATGCATAATGGAACTTTCAACTTCATAATCAATATTTCAAAAGAGcagaattttataacaataataattgatgatgTATCTACCTAGGGTACCTGTAATTTAACTTTCTTTACATCGTGTTgtagataggtaggtacccaAACCCAATTAATTAATTGGTTTAAGTTATACCTAACTTATAAGTACTAGTATACTATACATgactactatataaatataatattaatataatatattgtaggtatttatttgatTCTATATAAGATATAGGtaactgttaattatttttgtgcaGTAATGCCAGTAATACActaatatcacaaaatagattaaatttattcaactcTGTCCTAATATACCTAGTGTcctagtcataatattatagcctataaaacaaggtaaatttaaatgtattaaatacactttgctataaatttatttagttacattaagCGCATTTTCGTGGATGTACTAAAtagatagtttattaaaaatacctagtTTTTGATGAACTTCATAATTTCACATGCCGTATCGGCAAACAGTCAGCTAACTATTTGTTTTCGTTACCTCCACGAAAGCTTGATTAGTATTAGGTATTTGcacagatatatataatatatagtattattatatatatctgtgggtatttgttattatttttataattgataacaaaactaaaaattgataAGAATTCATAAACATTGCTAttgtaattaatgttatttgtaACGTTTCATTTTTCTGTATGTTAAAGATAAATGTTAATTTGAGATATCGTCTTTTATACTACCTACATTttaacacttaaaataataaaaaaattgtttaaagtatGTCTAATAATCcagttattgatttatttgacGATCCAAGTAAAaagtttgttaaaatatgtgCACCAATGGTCCGTTATAGCAAGTAAGTATAACATGAACATGTGTTTAAAATACTGTGTTATAACTTACAAGCTTTAATAGTTGTATGTTgatgaatttttaacaattataaagatttaatggtttcatatttttttagactACAATTCCGGAAGTTGATTCGTATGTATGAATGTGATTTATGTTTCACACCAATGATAATGGCTGATTCTTATGTTAAGTCAGCTAAGGCTAGGGCACATGAATTCCAAACTGATGCaggtaaataaatatcaaataatataattatttttaaaaatatttttattttgtttttgttatatagACGATAGACCACTTATTGTACAATTTGGTGCTAATAATTCATCAGATTTTGTTAATGCTTCTAATTTGATTATTCCGtaagcctatatatatatatatttttctttgaattaaattgaataaatatttttattttttttagatattgtgatggaattgatttaaattgtggCTGTCCACAAAGATGGGCTTTAAATGATGGATATGGAGCACAGTTACTGAAAAATCCAGAAATTATCAAAGATTGTGTACGTCAATTACGCAATCATTTACCTGCTAACAAGACTATATCAGTTAAATTAAGATTACTCGATAATCATAGgcaggtattaaaaattatgactcgatataataataataattaataatacttatatattatatttaaagaaacttttattattaaattttgtaattctaAACTATCACTGGATTAGACATTCACTTAtcaaaattttactttaaaaatgttgtatacattttaaatattgaactaCTAATTATGCTTttgagataaataaaaaaaaaatgttgctcGTGTTGGTTCTAAAGTTAATGTAGTGAGATGTTGAAAtccatttaaaatatcaaaatttgtatGTTTAGTTATAATGACTTgggcttaaaaatttaatatattaaaatcacttGTAAATCAATCTTATtagcattaaaattaaataaaagtttaaagtaaAGCCATatgttcattttaataaattatgggtGATAATTGACATATAGATTTGTGCATAACATATGATTTATGAGTGTTtagattatatgattataataaatgcaaaaataaaaataaattacataaaaatcatttatttttaaaaaattataaaatcttctcatttccattattatattttttgtgtacactttttttactaactattagtattaaatttttttaaatgtgtttccTTTAaagaactatttattataaaattttgaaaatttaaatcaataaaacgtTATGCTTATtcgattttaaacatttgatattgatttattacTTAACTTTtacacatgattttttttttaattcaaataaggttaaacaatgcataatatactaattaatattgtaattactatattaaataacaataaatataaatcaacacatttaaaaaatacttatttcagtataatattttataaaatgtcaaaataaattatacataaggaaaatatgacaatattgtgtaatatgaaATAGATAAACTTTTACTATTTACTCTTACACAAATTATTACTCAAAACTTTTTCTTTTACCTGTGCACgggtttaatttttctaaattaatactAATGGAAGATAGATATGtagattatttgttttgttttataaattatagattagttttttgtttaagtcatcattataatgattaatgatagaACTTgtaaagaaaatttattttattactattttttcttttcagAAAGAGTGTAGATCTTTGTCAACAAATTGAAGCTACTGGAGTGTCTTTTATCACAGTCCATGGGCGAACAGTTCTTCAAAAAAATGAAGCTATTGATCAAGAATGCTTGAAACTTATAAATGAATCTGTTAGTGTTCCAGTAGTTTTAAATGGTGATATAAAAAGTTTATCAGATGCTATCACAATGCAAAAATATACTGGTTGTAGAGgtaataaagttaatttaatattactataacagATTATTATTTCCTGATAACtaatatgtatctatttgtatattttaggaATGATGAGTGCAAGAGGTATATTACATAATCCTGGCTTGTTTGCTGGCTATCAGAATACGCCACTCTCGGCTGTTCAAGATTGGCTAAATATTAACCATACAAATTACTTATGGTTTCATCATCATTTAGTATTTATGTGTGAAAATCTACTAACTAAAACTGCAAGAAATACTTTCAATCAATTACGTAAAGCATCAGATGTAATATCATTTTTAGAAAACCAATTGGATATACCAAATGTACTCCCTAGTAATCGAATATTAGGAAAGGAACCTGGTGGAACTAGTGgtgcatattatgataatgtagGTATCAAAGAAACGGTTTCTTCTCCACCTGAAGATATTATGGACagcataatcaatttatttgattgaataGATACCaatagtataaacattattagacagttattaaattaaacaaaatataaattttgaatatatttcaatatttgtattatattgtat
This genomic window contains:
- the LOC132922846 gene encoding tRNA-dihydrouridine(20a/20b) synthase [NAD(P)+]-like, with the protein product MSNNPVIDLFDDPSKKFVKICAPMVRYSKLQFRKLIRMYECDLCFTPMIMADSYVKSAKARAHEFQTDADDRPLIVQFGANNSSDFVNASNLIIPYCDGIDLNCGCPQRWALNDGYGAQLLKNPEIIKDCVRQLRNHLPANKTISVKLRLLDNHRQSVDLCQQIEATGVSFITVHGRTVLQKNEAIDQECLKLINESVSVPVVLNGDIKSLSDAITMQKYTGCRGMMSARGILHNPGLFAGYQNTPLSAVQDWLNINHTNYLWFHHHLVFMCENLLTKTARNTFNQLRKASDVISFLENQLDIPNVLPSNRILGKEPGGTSGAYYDNVGIKETVSSPPEDIMDSIINLFD